TTGTGAACCGCGCGCAAAATCGTGATGATTTGCTTCTCCGTCGGTAACGGGATCGGACCGGAAACGCCTGCTCCGGAACGCTTTGCCGTATCGACGATTTTCTCCGCGGACTGGTCAAGAACTCTGTGATCGTACGCCTTCAAACGGATACGAATCTTTTGCTTCGCCATGGTGAAAATCCCTCCTTCTATCGCCCAATTTTGT
This genomic window from Paenibacillus sp. contains:
- the rpsJ gene encoding 30S ribosomal protein S10, with amino-acid sequence MAKQKIRIRLKAYDHRVLDQSAEKIVDTAKRSGAGVSGPIPLPTEKQIITILRAVHKYKDSREQFEMRTHKRLIDIVNPTPQTVDALMRLDLPSGVDIEIKL